A window of the Amycolatopsis solani genome harbors these coding sequences:
- a CDS encoding YciI family protein, producing MYIALLTYTAPETEVDYALPDHSDWVRKQFTKGLFLVCGKGNGAADHVILTRPMLRGKLDAVLASDPFVVQRLARYDVIEFTATRTAQELRAINEALAS from the coding sequence ATGTACATCGCACTGTTGACCTACACGGCGCCCGAAACAGAAGTCGACTACGCGCTCCCGGACCATTCGGACTGGGTGCGCAAACAATTCACGAAAGGACTCTTCCTGGTTTGCGGAAAGGGTAACGGCGCGGCCGACCACGTGATACTGACCCGCCCGATGCTGCGGGGCAAGCTCGACGCCGTGCTCGCCAGCGACCCGTTCGTGGTCCAGCGCCTCGCCCGGTACGACGTCATCGAGTTCACCGCCACGCGGACGGCGCAGGAACTGAGGGCGATCAACGAGGCGCTCGCCTCCTGA
- a CDS encoding dihydropteroate synthase, which translates to MKTPDLVFRGRRLSSDHALVLAVVQVLPEPDAARAAVSSAVADGADLVGFAGTGVEPLLAWARETFPGLVLAVDTADVSVASACCEAGADLILARADLVDVAARFGAGYAGPSVSGAVARGVPAEGAVLDVGVVRAAPSLPSEVPVLAEVAGDGTPAGLALAALTASAGAAIIRTAHPRSTRYVAEMAASIAGTRPPAKAVRWE; encoded by the coding sequence ATGAAAACCCCCGACCTCGTTTTCCGGGGCCGCCGGTTGAGCAGTGACCACGCGCTGGTGCTGGCCGTGGTGCAGGTGCTCCCGGAGCCCGACGCGGCGAGGGCGGCGGTGTCGAGTGCCGTCGCGGACGGTGCCGACCTGGTGGGTTTCGCCGGAACCGGCGTCGAACCCCTGCTCGCGTGGGCCCGCGAGACTTTTCCCGGCCTGGTCCTGGCGGTCGACACCGCGGACGTTTCCGTCGCTTCGGCGTGTTGCGAAGCGGGCGCGGACCTGATCCTCGCGCGCGCCGACCTCGTCGACGTCGCAGCCCGCTTCGGCGCCGGATACGCCGGGCCGTCGGTGTCCGGCGCGGTGGCGCGCGGAGTGCCCGCCGAGGGAGCCGTCCTGGACGTGGGGGTGGTGCGGGCGGCGCCTTCGCTGCCCTCGGAGGTGCCCGTGCTCGCCGAGGTGGCCGGCGACGGGACCCCCGCGGGCCTGGCGCTGGCGGCGCTGACGGCGTCGGCCGGCGCGGCGATCATCCGCACGGCGCACCCGCGTTCGACGCGGTACGTGGCCGAGATGGCGGCGAGCATCGCGGGCACCCGCCCGCCGGCGAAGGCGGTCCGGTGGGAGTGA
- a CDS encoding dihydrofolate reductase family protein: protein MIRQVWPAERDLADEDLEQLYRYPADPRWLAVNFVSSADGAITVDGVSGGLSTPADRIVYRLGNDLADVVLVGAGTAMAEGFEGLRPDARTAERRRRFGLAPIAPVAVVTSGRSLPPDAPVITRALVPTLVFTSAAAPDSLRAAWASNGARVFVVDSAAGAVSTLVAEGLGRIDCEGGPRLFGSLIEAGVVDEFRLTVAPFLVAGTSSRAALGGVVDPAALELASVLTDGASVLLRYLTAR, encoded by the coding sequence GTGATCCGGCAGGTCTGGCCGGCCGAACGCGACTTGGCCGACGAGGACCTCGAGCAGCTGTACCGCTACCCGGCCGACCCCCGCTGGCTGGCGGTGAACTTCGTGTCCAGCGCGGACGGCGCGATCACCGTCGACGGCGTGTCGGGCGGCCTGTCGACCCCGGCCGACCGGATCGTCTACCGCCTCGGCAACGACCTCGCGGACGTCGTCCTGGTCGGCGCGGGAACGGCGATGGCGGAGGGCTTCGAGGGCCTGCGCCCGGACGCGCGCACGGCGGAGCGACGGCGTCGCTTCGGGCTGGCCCCGATCGCGCCGGTCGCGGTGGTGACTTCGGGCCGTTCGCTGCCGCCCGACGCCCCGGTGATCACCCGGGCCCTGGTCCCGACACTGGTGTTCACCTCCGCGGCGGCTCCCGATTCGTTGCGCGCCGCTTGGGCGTCGAACGGCGCGCGGGTGTTCGTGGTGGACTCGGCCGCCGGCGCGGTTTCGACGTTGGTCGCGGAGGGCCTGGGCCGCATCGACTGCGAGGGCGGCCCGCGGCTGTTCGGTTCGCTGATCGAGGCGGGCGTGGTCGACGAGTTCCGGTTGACGGTGGCGCCGTTCCTGGTGGCGGGCACGTCGAGCCGGGCCGCCCTCGGTGGCGTGGTCGACCCGGCCGCACTCGAGCTGGCCTCGGTGCTGACCGACGGCGCGAGCGTGCTGCTGCGGTACCTGACGGCTCGTTAG